From Nicotiana tabacum cultivar K326 chromosome 22, ASM71507v2, whole genome shotgun sequence, one genomic window encodes:
- the LOC107793393 gene encoding uncharacterized protein LOC107793393 gives MDFEQVQEEDDDESTVGNFREVAMKADLSPRVGGKSADIDMPWIVGGDFNVVLHEDEKIGGLPVYPPEYEDFALCVNSCGLFDIGYNGSPFTWWNGRPNDQCIFKRLDRIFVNLSYQNLFPNIEVQYLIRTCSDHAPLLMSCGHEAMQFVKHFKFLNFWATHDTFTEVVRQKWVTNFIGDPFLMFKQKLKRLKSTLSQWSKLTFGDIFKQLAIREDIVRVKEILFEEEPTIQNRIVLQQAHAELKKYLSIEEQYWKQKAGLNWFAEGDRNTRCFHNHVNEFFKNQFTQESDTTFFELLNNVPSMVTTYQNSELCRYPTLEEVKKAIFALSGDSTSGPDGFTGLFYQKCWNIVGADIFMMVQDIYGGASLPKSITHTNLVLLPKKPQVQTFSDLRPISLSNFINKVISRVLHDRMEKVLPSLISPNQSGFVKGRSIFENILLTQEIITDIRMNGKPKNMVIKLDMAKAYDSVNWKYLLQVLRKMGFAEHFINMIGNLLINNWYSVLINGQTSGFSNLVEEWSKEILCLLHCSFYQQRTPKSLWSNFTWNKYCKKKIPTLVQFKDGSHVWRKILKSREEVEHEVLWQMNRGSTNVWHENWTGIGAIYHVVPPDFNINEELHEVTQLRTENGWDDQLLHHTFPEDITYHIRQEICFDDIDAKWDTPKWMPMTLGKFTVSSAWNIVRHREPTNHEQKNLWTKGLPFKIRFFLWRLWRGKIPTDDLWRRDGYHMASKCWCCFPPHEETLNHIFLTNSTVSRVWKVFLHAAKIMVNLIQLHQVIRAWWNAECYPKLRPLYQATPTIIS, from the exons ATGGACTTTGAACAAGTTCaagaggaagatgatgatgaatcTACAGTTGGCAACTTCAGGGAAGTAGCAATGAAAGCTGATTTATCACCTAGGGTAGGGGGAAAATCTG CTGATATCGATATGCCTTGGATAGTTGGAGGTGATTTCAATGTGGTCTTACATGAAGATGAAAAGATAGGAGGTCTTCCAGTATACCCCCCTGAATACGAAGACTTTGCCTTATGTGTGAATTCTTGTGGTTTGTTTGACATTGGATATAATGGCAGCCCTTTCACTTGGTGGAATGGTCGACCAAATGACCAATGCATCTTCAAGCGGCTTGATAGGATCTTTGTCAACCTCTCTTACCAGAATCTCTTCCCAAATATAGAAGTTCAATATCTGATAAGGACATGCTCTGATCATGCACCATTGTTGATGAGTTGTGGACATGAAGCTATGCAATTTGTTAAGCATTTTAAGTTCCTTAACTTCTGGGCTACTCATGACACTTTCACAGAAGTGGTGAGGCAAAAATGGGTGACTAATTTTATTGGTGATCCTTTCTTGATGTTCAAACAGAAATTAAAGAGACTAAAATCAACACTTTCACAATGGAGTAAACTTACTTTTGGGGATATCTTCAAACAACTTGCTATTAGGGAAGATATTGTCAGAGTTAAGGAGATTCTATTTGAGGAGGAACCAACAATTCAAAATAGGATTGTCCTTCAACAAGCACATGCTGAACTGAAAAAATACCTGAGCATTGAAGAGCAATACTGGAAACAAAAGGCAGGATTGAACTGGTTTGCTGAAGGTGATAGAAACACAAGATGTTTTCACAATCATGTAAATG AGTTTTTCAAGAACCAATTTACACAAGAAAGTGATACTACATTCTTTGAACTTCTTAACAATGTACCTTCAATGGTAACAACTTATCAGAACTCAGAGCTATGCAGATATCCTACTCTAGAAGAAGTAAAGAAAGCAATTTTCGCATTGTCTGGTGATAGTACAAGTGGACCTGATGGTTTCACTGGATTATTCTACCAAAAGTGTTGGAACATTGTGGGCGCAGACATCTTTATGATGGTTCAAGATATTTATGGAGGGGCTTCACtaccaaaatccataacacacacTAACTTGGTGTTACTGCCTAAGAAACCACAAGTACAAACCTTCTCAGATCTAAGACCCATCAGTCTTAGTAATTTTATCAACAAGGTCATATCTAGGGTATTACATGACAGAATGGAGAAGGTATTACCATCCTTGATTTCTCCAAACCAATCTGGCTTTGTGAAAGGAAGGAGTATCTTTGAAAATATCCTGCTCACACAAGAAATCATCACTGATATAAGGATGAATGGGAAAccaaaaaatatggtaatcaagcTTGATATGGCAAAGGCATATGACAGTGTTAATTGGAAATATTTACTACAGGTTTTGAGAAAAATGGGGTTTGCTGAGCATTTCATCAACATGATAGGAAACTTATTAATCAACAATTGGTATTCAGTGCTAATCAACGGGCAAACATCAGGGTTTTCAAATCTAGTAGAGGAGTGGAGCAAGGAGATCCTTTGTCTCCTGCATTGTTCATTCTATCAGCAGAG AACTCCTAAGTCTTTGTGGTCCAATTTCACGTGGAATAAATACTGCAAGAAGAAAATCCCTACATTAGTACAATTCAAAGATGGATCACATGTTTGGAGGAAAATATTAAAATCTAGGGAAGAGGTGGAGCATGAAGTACTCTGGCAAATGAATAGAGGCTCTACAAATGTCTGGCATGAAAATTGGACTGGTATTGGAGCAATATACCATGTTGTACCTCCAGATTTCAACATCAATGAAGAACTCCATGAGGTGACACAGTTGAGAACAGAAAATGGATGGGATGATCAGTTGCTGCATCATACATTTCCAGAAGATATAACATATCACATAAGGCAAGAAATTTGCTTTGATGATATTGATGCAAAATGGGATACACCTAAATGGATGCCAATGACTTTAGGTAAATTTACAGTTAGTAGTGCATGGAACATTGTGAGGCATAGGGAACCAACTAATCATGAACAAAAAAACCTTTGGACTAAGGGCCTACCATTCAAAATAAGATTTTTCTTATGGCGATTATGGAGAGGAAAGATTCCAACAGATGATTTGTGGAGAAGAGATGGTTATCATATGGCTTCAAAATGTTGGTGTTGCTTTCCCCCACATGAAGAAACCTTGAACCATATTTTCCTcacaaattcaactgtatcaaGAGTGTGGAAGGTCTTCTTACATGCTGCTAAAATTATGGTCAATTTGATACAGCTTCATCAAGTGATTAGAGCATGGTGGAATGCTGAATGTTATCCAAAGTTAAGGCCACTATACCAGGCAACCCCAACAATTATTTCATGA